In a single window of the Euryarchaeota archaeon genome:
- a CDS encoding molecular chaperone TorD family protein → MNEGEGRLASLREGLYGFHASALLLPDPARLERLDHEAGRLLADGAASLPLRLELGRLAKTLTRGVDVEAARASYARLFASNAEGVLCPPFGFEYLGTKAGGPGEDLAELTRFYTDHGIEAVRGLEGRPDQASVELEVLAVLAGAEARALEETNADAAEAIRDSQLTFLKSHVTRWFPGFRDAVRAHDRFGFHALVVDSAQAFLAHDVAVLRALGGSAVKEVDA, encoded by the coding sequence ACTCTACGGGTTCCACGCCTCCGCGCTCCTCCTCCCCGACCCCGCCCGCCTGGAGCGACTCGACCATGAAGCGGGACGACTTCTGGCCGATGGGGCCGCGTCGCTTCCCCTGAGGTTGGAACTCGGTCGGCTCGCAAAGACCCTCACGCGCGGCGTCGACGTGGAAGCGGCCCGTGCGTCGTACGCACGCCTCTTCGCCTCCAACGCGGAGGGCGTCCTTTGTCCCCCGTTCGGGTTCGAGTACCTCGGCACGAAGGCAGGCGGCCCGGGAGAAGACCTCGCGGAGCTTACGCGGTTCTACACTGACCACGGCATCGAAGCGGTGCGCGGCCTCGAAGGAAGGCCTGACCAGGCGTCGGTCGAACTGGAGGTCTTGGCCGTCCTCGCGGGGGCGGAAGCCCGTGCGCTCGAGGAAACGAACGCAGACGCGGCGGAAGCGATCCGCGACTCGCAATTGACATTTCTCAAGAGTCACGTCACGCGATGGTTCCCCGGGTTCCGCGACGCAGTGCGCGCGCACGATCGGTTCGGCTTCCACGCGCTCGTCGTCGACTCGGCACAGGCGTTTCTCGCGCATGATGTCGCCGTATTGCGGGCCCTAGGCGGCTCCGCGGTGAAGGAGGTCGATGCGTGA
- a CDS encoding 4Fe-4S binding protein, translating to MRRVLVLLCADRPDGDLGLEGADEVMECVRDLCHRPDEAERRIKATRSDRLVLLLCDGRPLIAEFQAAAIRAGLDPLGIQIPPPPGKGDGRPVMVDAAVARARAFEDSPPEGRKARLARSLSRRALFTGVHFEYQSIPVLAPRRCAFQTGCRACVRACPFEAIETDGGLMRIDPGRCTGCDLCVSACPTGALMDPAFSSKMIEAQVRAILETAPAPAGLVFACAGNVPLPMAEGWYPVEVPCTRMVPPTWLIAGLLLGASQVALVPCTSACRSARETSATEGLGQPRSTRAAEAILKASDLPDGLVCGPERLTVEPAPNGMPRASVTLPFDHDAPPRVVAALAAATNRSLRIEDPALSLGEIRLGDACTLCGTCAMVCPTGALRTEETGTGLNIAFHPSLCVGCALCLPACPEPKEGAIRLLRVADSALVESGRRVLKREAVVSCRKCSSVIASASMQRRILTMIGTVDSPSWASLCLDCRAKGVA from the coding sequence GTGAGGCGCGTACTTGTGCTCCTATGCGCGGATCGCCCGGATGGCGACCTCGGGCTTGAGGGCGCCGATGAGGTGATGGAGTGCGTCAGGGATCTCTGCCACCGACCGGACGAGGCGGAACGCCGCATCAAGGCCACGAGGTCAGACCGTCTTGTCCTTCTGCTCTGCGATGGAAGGCCATTGATCGCCGAGTTCCAGGCGGCTGCCATCAGGGCAGGCCTCGACCCGCTCGGCATCCAGATCCCCCCACCACCCGGCAAGGGAGACGGTCGGCCCGTAATGGTGGACGCAGCCGTGGCACGCGCGCGAGCGTTCGAGGATTCGCCTCCCGAGGGCCGCAAGGCCCGGTTGGCACGAAGCCTCAGCCGCCGGGCGCTCTTCACGGGAGTCCACTTCGAGTACCAATCCATTCCCGTCCTCGCCCCGCGCCGGTGCGCCTTCCAGACAGGCTGCCGCGCCTGTGTGCGGGCATGCCCCTTTGAAGCGATCGAGACCGACGGCGGCCTCATGAGGATCGATCCGGGAAGATGCACGGGATGCGACCTTTGCGTCTCCGCCTGCCCGACGGGGGCACTCATGGATCCCGCGTTCTCGTCGAAGATGATCGAGGCGCAAGTTCGCGCCATCCTCGAAACCGCCCCTGCTCCCGCCGGCCTCGTCTTCGCTTGCGCGGGTAACGTCCCTCTCCCGATGGCCGAGGGCTGGTATCCGGTCGAGGTCCCGTGCACGAGAATGGTGCCGCCGACCTGGTTGATTGCGGGACTCCTCCTTGGCGCTTCCCAGGTCGCTCTCGTCCCTTGCACAAGTGCATGCCGGTCAGCCCGTGAGACGTCTGCCACAGAAGGATTGGGACAGCCCCGATCGACCAGGGCCGCCGAGGCGATCCTCAAGGCCTCGGATCTTCCGGATGGACTCGTCTGTGGTCCGGAACGCCTCACTGTCGAGCCCGCACCGAACGGCATGCCCAGGGCATCCGTCACGCTCCCCTTCGACCACGATGCGCCGCCGCGCGTCGTGGCGGCGCTCGCGGCGGCGACCAATAGGTCGCTTCGCATCGAGGACCCCGCGCTGAGCCTCGGCGAGATCCGCCTAGGCGATGCGTGCACCCTTTGCGGCACGTGCGCCATGGTCTGCCCCACGGGTGCACTGCGGACGGAAGAGACGGGTACGGGGCTGAACATCGCGTTCCACCCCTCGCTCTGCGTCGGGTGCGCACTGTGCCTCCCGGCGTGTCCCGAGCCGAAAGAAGGCGCCATCAGGCTATTGAGGGTGGCTGATTCGGCGCTCGTAGAGTCGGGCCGACGCGTGCTCAAACGCGAGGCCGTGGTCAGTTGCAGGAAGTGCAGCTCGGTGATCGCGTCCGCCTCCATGCAGAGGCGCATCTTGACCATGATCGGCACTGTCGACTCACCGTCCTGGGCCTCCCTCTGCCTCGATTGCCGCGCGAAGGGGGTGGCCTGA